A single genomic interval of Falco naumanni isolate bFalNau1 chromosome 11, bFalNau1.pat, whole genome shotgun sequence harbors:
- the LOC121095676 gene encoding cysteine-rich protein 2, producing the protein MASKCPKCDKTVYFAEKVSSLGKDWHKFCLKCERCNKTLTPGGHAEHDGKPFCHKPCYATLFGPKGVNIGGAGSYIYEKPQIEGQTAPGPIEHPVKVEERKVNAAPPKGPSKASSVTTFTGEPNMCPRCGKRVYFAEKVTSLGKDWHRPCLRCERCSKTLTPGGHAEHDGQPYCHKPCYGILFGPKGVNTGAVGSYIYDKDPEAKNQP; encoded by the exons atGGCATCCAAGTGCCCCAAGTGCGACAAGACCGTGTACTTCG CCGAGAAGGTGTCCTCCCTGGGCAAGGACTGGCACAAGTTCTGCCTGAAGTGTGAGCGCTGCAACAAGACTCTGACCCCGGGTGGGCACGCCGAG cacgACGGGAAGCCCTTCTGCCACAAGCCCTGCTATGCCACACTGTTCGGTCCCAAAG GGGTGAACATCGGTGGTGCCGGGTCCTACATCTATGAGAAGCCGCAGATCGAGGGGCAGACTGCTCCGGGGCCCATCGAGCACCCGGTGAAGGTAGAGGAGAGGAAGGTGAATGCCGCGCCACCCAAGGGACCCAGCAAAG ctTCCAGCGTCACCACCTTCACCGGGGAGCCCAACATGTGCCCACGCTGCGGCAAGAGAGTCTACTTCG CCGAGAAGGTGACTTCGCTGGGGAAGGACTGGCACCGTCCCTGCCTACGCTGTGAGCGCTGCAGCAAGACGCTGACCCCGGGGGGCCACGCTGAG CATGATGGACAGCCGTACTGCCACAAGCCCTGCTACGGGATCCTCTTCGGGCCAAAAG GCGTCAACACCGGAGCTGTGGGAAGCTACATCTATGACAAAGACCCCGAGGCGAAGAACCAGCCCTAG